A part of Larkinella insperata genomic DNA contains:
- a CDS encoding RagB/SusD family nutrient uptake outer membrane protein — translation MNLTRLFFLIAALSLAGCKLDVTNPNGPTDEQVLNTRDGMITLSIGMRQFYSTSGLESLILTTGTTAREVKGITTFTNILELEAGGTGLPTFNGNVLSLWLRLLRVMGMAEDLQANAPTVLAGEPALRSGVLAHANLFKAMALGGLATAFEQLPLQTNRTGQATFSDRKAAVAEAIRLLDEALALVTATPPSTVFTSQVAGPDFDLINTIQAYRARYNLVAGNYTAALTAANAVNLTARSQFVYNTQSPNPVYQQVQISANYAPRDNFGLPATLVEATDARRTFYLTTPDKTVNGEPLKTLRGFFDAIDRPIPVYLPDEVRLIRAEALVRSNGDLTAAVADINAVRTQTTGDPFGVYAGLPAYSGPVTAEALLQEIYRQRGAELFLTGQRLEDSRRFGRPAPPANLTERNRNFYPYPDQERLTNPNTPADPVV, via the coding sequence ATGAACTTGACACGACTTTTTTTCCTCATAGCCGCCCTGTCACTGGCGGGTTGTAAGCTCGACGTGACCAACCCCAACGGCCCGACCGACGAACAGGTACTCAACACCCGCGACGGCATGATTACCCTCAGCATCGGGATGCGGCAGTTTTACTCCACCTCCGGCCTGGAATCGCTTATTCTGACAACTGGCACCACCGCCCGGGAAGTGAAGGGAATCACCACCTTTACCAACATTCTGGAACTGGAAGCGGGCGGGACGGGCCTGCCCACCTTCAACGGCAACGTGCTGAGCCTCTGGCTGCGGCTGCTGCGGGTGATGGGCATGGCTGAAGACCTGCAAGCCAACGCGCCAACGGTTCTGGCGGGCGAACCCGCTTTGCGCAGCGGTGTCCTGGCCCACGCCAACCTGTTTAAGGCAATGGCGCTGGGCGGACTCGCTACGGCTTTTGAACAACTGCCGCTCCAGACCAACCGCACCGGGCAGGCGACATTTTCGGACCGCAAAGCCGCCGTGGCCGAAGCCATCCGGTTGCTGGACGAAGCCCTGGCACTGGTAACGGCCACACCTCCTTCGACCGTGTTTACATCGCAGGTGGCCGGACCCGATTTCGACCTGATCAATACCATTCAGGCGTACCGGGCGCGGTACAACCTGGTCGCGGGTAACTATACCGCGGCCCTGACGGCGGCCAATGCCGTAAACCTGACGGCCCGGTCGCAGTTCGTTTACAACACCCAGAGCCCGAACCCGGTGTACCAGCAGGTTCAGATTTCGGCCAACTACGCCCCGCGCGACAATTTCGGTTTACCGGCCACGCTGGTTGAAGCAACCGACGCCCGGCGGACTTTTTACCTGACTACGCCCGACAAAACCGTTAACGGCGAGCCCCTGAAAACTTTGCGGGGCTTCTTTGACGCCATCGACCGCCCGATTCCGGTGTACTTGCCCGACGAAGTGCGCCTGATCCGGGCCGAAGCCCTCGTTCGGAGCAACGGGGATCTGACGGCGGCCGTGGCCGACATCAACGCCGTGCGCACGCAAACCACCGGCGACCCCTTTGGGGTTTACGCCGGATTACCCGCCTATAGCGGCCCCGTTACGGCGGAGGCCCTGTTGCAGGAGATTTACCGGCAGCGCGGGGCCGAATTGTTTCTGACGGGGCAGCGACTGGAGGACAGCCGCCGGTTTGGGCGACCCGCCCCCCCAGCCAACCTGACGGAACGAAACCGGAATTTTTATCCGTACCCTG
- a CDS encoding SusC/RagA family TonB-linked outer membrane protein: MKIPFLRCRSSFVRLLFIFSLLAGREIRAQGTAYTFQGTITSKADGKPMPGASVGIPGTSFGGITQLNGEYRFTATLSPGTYTLQISSVGYQTQSQRVTLGPPTTVTTNVSLSEDALGLDEVVVTGTSGATSRKQLGNTIATVQAKDLQLSAATSIDQALAGKVSGAQITQNSGNPAGGISVRLRGPSTIVGSSDPLYIVDGVIINNDSRELIDLGGYSQNRLVDINPNDIERIEIIKGAAAAAIYGSRANNGVVQIFTKRGQEGRPTVNFSTQFRLSDIRKTLPYNQYPAVFTNTTVTDQTQTPVTRYDLQKDIFRTATGHEQYLSVSGGTPTTQYFFSGSLFANQGIVRGAEFSRASSRMRIQQTLTKWATLSIGSAYTYSSSREIPNGGLNEAYGALTGFIFSNNFINPQPDPVTGAYPSTAPTALLRRTNPLEAIARFDFRQRTSRFIGDAQLNLTPLPGLGIDFTFGVDTYSQLATGYIPPNNTTPSYNAGYSRKSEAAVLQLNNDLNIRYQASPTEWLKSTTGVGATVQYDRSFVTNITAQQLGVFGQTINNGANIVAGETRTERSFIGVFAQQTFGLFNRFFVTAAGRFDAASVYGVDNRWQFYPKLSGSYVISEESFWKGSSLATVLPDFKIRAAWGQAGNLTAIGPYDRFTNYSPVTVGGLVGYLAPAQLGNFSVKPERQTELEIGTDFSLAKNRIGVEFTYYNKQVKDLILNRTLSPSTGYNNRFVNIGTMTNRGFEVLVRAIPLETKKVRWNITATYTHNKNVTDGVEGNGVLPFAGGFGQVAAVNGYALGAFYATFFARNPDGSLLLTPGGLPQRERGIQGPNGTYTVQRGADGQPSGTILSKVIGNPNPASIYSLINEVAVGSRWSFRMQWDAMQNFDVFNFTRRVGDRDLYGGLAGYEPELRGEVPKGTSAALFSIFENWIEDGSFIKLRELSAAYTVAPKFWGFRNVRFSVAGRNLLSIDNYSGYDPETNAAGQSNAVRGFDFVEVPIPRTLTVGINATF, from the coding sequence ATGAAAATACCTTTCTTACGTTGCCGAAGTAGTTTCGTCAGGCTACTCTTCATTTTTTCGTTGCTCGCTGGCCGGGAAATCCGGGCTCAGGGCACGGCCTACACCTTTCAGGGGACCATTACTTCCAAAGCCGACGGAAAGCCCATGCCAGGTGCGTCCGTCGGGATTCCCGGAACGTCTTTCGGGGGCATTACCCAACTCAACGGCGAATACCGCTTCACGGCCACCCTGTCGCCCGGAACCTATACGCTTCAGATTAGCTCAGTGGGCTACCAGACGCAAAGCCAGCGCGTTACGCTGGGGCCGCCAACGACCGTGACCACCAACGTCAGTCTTTCGGAAGACGCCCTGGGGCTGGATGAGGTGGTCGTCACGGGAACGTCCGGGGCCACCAGCCGGAAGCAACTCGGAAATACCATCGCAACCGTGCAGGCCAAAGACCTTCAACTGTCAGCCGCCACCTCGATTGACCAGGCGCTGGCCGGGAAGGTTTCGGGGGCCCAGATTACCCAGAACTCCGGGAACCCGGCCGGGGGCATCAGCGTCCGCTTGCGCGGGCCGAGCACCATCGTCGGCTCGTCCGATCCGCTGTACATCGTCGACGGCGTGATTATCAACAACGATTCGCGGGAGCTGATCGACCTGGGGGGGTATTCGCAGAACCGGCTGGTCGACATCAACCCGAACGACATTGAACGCATCGAAATCATCAAGGGCGCGGCCGCAGCGGCTATCTACGGGTCGCGGGCCAACAACGGGGTGGTGCAGATTTTTACCAAACGCGGGCAGGAGGGCCGGCCGACTGTAAATTTTTCGACCCAGTTTCGCCTGAGCGACATCCGGAAAACGCTGCCGTACAACCAGTACCCCGCCGTGTTTACCAACACCACCGTGACCGACCAGACCCAGACGCCGGTAACGCGTTACGATTTGCAGAAGGATATTTTCCGGACGGCCACCGGGCACGAACAATACCTGTCGGTGTCGGGGGGCACGCCCACGACGCAGTATTTTTTCTCCGGTTCACTGTTTGCCAACCAGGGCATCGTCCGGGGGGCGGAGTTTAGCCGGGCGTCGAGCCGGATGCGCATTCAGCAGACGCTGACCAAATGGGCTACCCTGAGCATCGGTTCGGCCTACACCTACAGCAGCAGCCGCGAGATTCCCAACGGCGGGCTGAACGAAGCTTACGGGGCGCTGACCGGTTTTATTTTCAGCAACAACTTCATCAACCCCCAGCCAGACCCCGTCACGGGAGCTTATCCTTCCACGGCGCCCACGGCCCTGCTCCGCCGGACCAACCCGCTCGAAGCCATCGCCCGGTTTGATTTTCGCCAGCGGACCAGCCGGTTCATCGGCGATGCGCAGCTAAACCTGACCCCCCTGCCGGGTCTGGGCATCGACTTTACGTTTGGGGTCGATACGTACTCGCAGCTGGCCACGGGCTACATTCCGCCCAACAACACAACGCCTTCCTACAACGCCGGGTATTCCCGCAAAAGCGAAGCCGCCGTTTTGCAACTCAACAACGACCTGAACATCCGCTACCAGGCCAGCCCCACCGAATGGCTGAAATCCACCACGGGCGTCGGCGCGACCGTGCAGTACGACCGCAGTTTTGTTACGAACATCACGGCGCAGCAACTGGGCGTTTTCGGCCAGACCATCAACAACGGAGCCAACATCGTCGCGGGTGAAACCCGGACCGAGCGGAGCTTTATCGGGGTTTTTGCGCAGCAGACCTTTGGGCTTTTCAACCGGTTTTTCGTGACGGCGGCCGGACGGTTTGATGCGGCCTCGGTGTACGGGGTGGACAACCGCTGGCAGTTTTACCCCAAACTCAGCGGTTCCTACGTAATTTCGGAAGAGTCGTTCTGGAAGGGTTCGTCGCTGGCAACGGTATTACCGGACTTTAAAATCCGGGCGGCCTGGGGGCAGGCGGGTAACCTGACGGCCATCGGGCCTTACGACCGATTTACCAATTATTCCCCCGTTACGGTGGGCGGGCTGGTGGGCTATCTGGCACCTGCTCAGTTGGGAAATTTCAGCGTAAAACCCGAGCGACAGACCGAACTCGAAATCGGCACGGATTTCAGCCTGGCGAAAAACCGCATCGGCGTGGAATTTACGTACTACAACAAGCAGGTGAAAGACCTGATTCTGAACCGTACGCTTTCGCCGAGTACGGGGTACAACAACCGGTTTGTTAACATCGGTACGATGACCAACCGCGGCTTTGAAGTGCTGGTGCGCGCCATTCCGCTGGAAACCAAAAAGGTGCGCTGGAACATCACGGCGACCTACACCCACAACAAAAACGTGACCGATGGCGTGGAAGGCAACGGCGTACTGCCCTTCGCCGGGGGCTTCGGTCAGGTGGCGGCTGTCAACGGGTATGCCCTGGGCGCCTTTTACGCAACGTTTTTTGCCCGCAACCCCGACGGAAGTCTGTTGCTGACGCCGGGCGGTTTGCCGCAGCGCGAACGCGGTATTCAGGGGCCAAACGGAACCTATACCGTGCAGCGGGGGGCCGACGGCCAGCCGAGCGGCACGATTCTGAGCAAGGTGATCGGCAACCCGAACCCGGCTTCGATCTATTCGCTCATCAACGAGGTAGCGGTGGGTTCGCGTTGGTCGTTCCGGATGCAGTGGGACGCCATGCAGAATTTTGACGTGTTTAACTTCACCAGACGCGTGGGCGACCGCGACCTTTACGGCGGTCTGGCCGGTTACGAACCCGAACTGCGCGGGGAGGTGCCGAAAGGAACGAGTGCCGCCCTGTTCAGCATTTTCGAGAACTGGATTGAAGACGGTTCGTTTATAAAACTCCGGGAACTCTCGGCGGCCTATACCGTCGCGCCGAAGTTCTGGGGCTTCCGCAACGTGCGGTTCAGCGTTGCCGGGCGTAACCTGCTGTCGATCGACAACTACAGCGGGTACGACCCGGAAACCAACGCGGCTGGTCAGTCCAACGCCGTGCGCGGGTTCGACTTCGTGGAGGTGCCCATTCCGCGAACGCTCACGGTGGGCATCAACGCAACCTTCTGA